Genomic DNA from Nicotiana tabacum cultivar K326 chromosome 21, ASM71507v2, whole genome shotgun sequence:
AGTTTGTTCTTCAGGAAACTGCTCTTAACCATGTCAAGTGTGCGGGACTCATGCATGGTGGGTTTGGATCAACTCCAGAAATGTCCAAGAGAAATTTGATTTGGGTTGTTACCAAAATGCAGGTTGTAGTGGATCGCTATCCTACTTGGTAAGTTTCTGTTCTTGCTTCTCTGACATGCTGTATCAGAGTCTGAGGTACTAGAAAGGGTAAAGCCGAAGTTCAGCCATTTTTGGCACTGTCTTTGTTGATCAATATTGAAGGCAATTTGAAATTGAGGTTCATACTCCAGAAttatttaatttgttaattaaaACTTCTACCACACATTTATGTAATATTGCTTAACCGCAAGTCAGTTTTCTATTGTAGTCTTAAAGCTCTGTATAGCATTGTGCTATCCTGTGATATGAGGAATCACTTTGATGAAGTTGAATTTCATATAATTCCTTATCTCAAAATCCATGCACTCTTTTTGGAAGATAATGACcaatttaaacagaaaaatcTTGTTTTACATGAttagaaatctctcaagctcttTTAGGTGCCAACTAACCTCTATCATTGAATCATTTTGCTCATTTTCCGTCTAGCTATTAAGCATTTAAAACCCCAGTCTATCACAATATTGCAGTTAAGCATTCTATCCACAGGAGAAATATTAGGGGTTTCTTTACATTTGTATAGTTACTTTGGATCTGTTGGGATTATTCTTTTTATACTAGTTCTACTGATCTCCCTATTGACATTTCAAACACTATGCCCAGTTTCTTTGACATGTGAAAATGAGCATGGCGATCTTTGGACTGATTTCTTTCTCACAGGGGTGATGTTGTTCAAGTTGACACTTGGGTGGCTGCATCAGGGAAGAATGGTATGCGGCGAGATTGGCTTGTCCGTGATAGTAGTACAGGGCATGTATTGATGAGAGCATCCAGGTAGGGCCATTATTGTTTAATCTACTTCAGTTTGATTAAATTTTTACACGATGAACTTTTACAAGCATATTATTCAGTTATGTTCGACGTAAAATGATTTTATCATTTCCATTTAGGTTTGTTTCTTTGTGGTTGTAACCTTCTTTTTGGATTTGGCTGTTTTATGACCAAGCCATAGTTCCTGATCTCGTCTGTAGTACGTTTGGTGGCCAACCACGAAACCCTTGATCTATTCATTGTTTCATAACTGTGattaattttgtttccatttgcTTGCAGCTTATGGGTGATGATGAATAAGGAGACAAGGAGATTATCTAAAATACCGGAGGAGGCTCGGGCTGAAATTGAAGATTATTTTGTTGATTCACCTCCTGTTATTGACGATGACAGCAGGAAGTTACCAAAACTTGACGAGACAACAGCAGACTACATTCGAACTGGTTTAACTGTAAGTAGAAGGATTCTAGACTGGTGACTCTGTCATATCTAAGGACATCTTTAATATCTTCTGATTTGTTGAATTTACAGCCAAGATGGAGTGACTTAGATGTTAACCAGCATGTTAATAATGTCAAGTACATTGGCTGGATTCTTGAGGTAAATCCTCTTCCTTTTCCTCCTCCAtcctttaaagtatttttttcttcCCTGTTATTGCTTGTAAAATATTTTGGTTTATGATTAGGCTACGTAGCACAATAGATGTGTTTAGATTTTCATCATATTCTGAAATCATGTGTACGAtggggaaaggaaaaaaaaactaaaagatcACGTGTGCACACACTAACCCAACCGAATTCTGTATTTTCTTGGATTCACAGTGGTACTGGATATCCTGAGGTTTCAGAAAGAGCTGAAATATGTCCCATGATGTGTCGATGTGTTGGGAGCCATTTGCATACTTAAGTTCTGAAATACTTATCTAGTTATATCTCCTGTTAGAGGATAATTGTTGTTCGTCATTTCTCTTATGGGTTGTGCACCATATAGGAATAAAAAGTGTGTATGTAAAAtcaagttttttttcttcttctggcTGGTAAGTACGAAATTCTTGCCAATTCTTTATTTTTCTCTAAAACAGTAAAACTAAAGTGAAAACCCATCTTCCCCAAGAAAATGAAGTTATTTTAATCAACCTAAAATAGGGAAAGCTATATAAACTCAAATGAGCAGTGTGATTTGCAGTGTACTGAAAGACTCTTGATGGTTAGTGTCGTGTCTTTAGGTAGTTGTGGAATTCCCAATTTTTCTCGTATCACTAAGGGTACATAAATAAAGAAATCTTCTCAGAGTGTTCGAGAATCTTGGTTTCGTCGTGTCATTATATATTTGCTTCTATTTATCACACGGCTCAAATTGTGGGACATGTCTTTGGCTGCAGAGTGCACCCATGCAAATACTGGAAGGCTGCGAGCTCGCGGCCATGACATTGGAGTACCGAAGGGAATGCAGAAGGGACAGTGTGCTGCAGTCACTGACCTCTGTACTGGACAAGGGTGTCGGTGACTTGGATGACATTGGGAATGTTCAGTGTCAACATTTGCTTCGACTCGAAAATGGTGGAGAGGTTGTTAAGGGGCGGACTGAGTGGAGGCCAAAACGTGCCATCAATGGAATTGGGAGCATCGGCGGATTCCCAGCAGAAAGCTTCTAGTTCCATTACTTCCAAGTGCTGGAGTTGAAGTAATGTCAGTTGCTGTATGTCACAATCCCTTGTGAATCCTCCAACTTGTGCTCTTTGATCTTTACATATTCTCTGCATATATATGTGTGTTTCATTTTTATCCTTGCTTTTTTTCTTCTATTCCCCCTTGCCTCATCTAttaatctttttctttatttcctttagaAACTAGTTAAAGTTATCAGAACTATTGTAAGTAGCCTTTGTGTCTTCTCTCTCCCTCATTCCCCTAATCCAGAAGCTTCCCATCTTTTGTCCCTTATCTTGCTGTCAATTGAAAATTTGGCCTAAATGGCATTGCTGAACAGGACAGCAAATGGAATATTTTTTTATTGTGGCTATTCTTTATATCTGTAATGCAATATATTGTTCTCAATTGCCATGTGGTCCATCACATTTGTCATCAACTTAGTGAATGGAAGTTTCATCTTGTATTTCTTCCATCCTCCGTTCATTGTATTTGGCGATGTTTGACTAGTCACAAAATTAAGAAAGACATGCTTTTGGGAAGGGGAGCATTGGAgtaattggtaaagttgttgccatgtgactaggaggttacgggttcgagtcgtggaaacagtctcttgcagaaatgcagggtaagattgcgtacaatagaccttgTGGTCCGGTTCTTCATACACCGCGTTGCCTTTTTATGCTTTTGGCACATATCAATTGTATCCCTAGAACAAGTAGTGATGATATTTTCATGGCCATAGAAGCATGCCAGgataaaatgaaaaatttaaagaatttttagTTACAGAAAAGTGTTCGTCCTTTTTGGAACAGATTAAAGATAAAAGAGTTTTTCAGGTTGTCATTATTTTAAAATCATGATATCTAAACATGCCTAATTCTCTTGGAGAAGAATACTTCACAGCTCATTCACTTTTACAATCGAATTCTTCTTTGTTATATGTCTTTTAGTGACAACGCGTCTCTTTTTTGTTGGTGGGTGAGTATGTCTTTTACCAATCAATGTAGTAATTGTGTTCCAATTTTGCTCGACTAATAGATAAGGACGTTCCATAAAAGGTGGAACCAGACAATCAACTTTACAGGTAATTGGATTAAGAATAAGTAGTGGAGATGTGTTATATAATTTGAAATGCCGTTGAATATTGAAAAACTTAT
This window encodes:
- the LOC107758962 gene encoding palmitoyl-acyl carrier protein thioesterase, chloroplastic-like isoform X1, whose translation is MVVTAATGAFFPVANPPPESGGAKPSGKVGGSLPGSIDARGLNAKKPAFGSLQAKANAQAPPKVNGTKVGVMDGLKTDDEVFSSPPPRTFANQLPDWSMLLAAITTIFLAAEKQWMMLDWKPKRPDMLVDPFGLGKIVQDGLVFRQNFSIRSYEIGADRTASIETMMNHLQETALNHVKCAGLMHGGFGSTPEMSKRNLIWVVTKMQVVVDRYPTWGDVVQVDTWVAASGKNGMRRDWLVRDSSTGHVLMRASSLWVMMNKETRRLSKIPEEARAEIEDYFVDSPPVIDDDSRKLPKLDETTADYIRTGLTPRWSDLDVNQHVNNVKYIGWILESAPMQILEGCELAAMTLEYRRECRRDSVLQSLTSVLDKGVGDLDDIGNVQCQHLLRLENGGEVVKGRTEWRPKRAINGIGSIGGFPAESF